AAATTTCTTTCTATTTCATGGTGTATCGCTGATGTCTTCACATAAAACCTTAGCACTCGCCCTGTGCCTGGCCATGACCGGTTGCGCCAGCCACTCCCCGGACGCCGCAAAGGACGGTGGCCTGAACTGGTGGCCATTTGGTTCGGACAAGGTTGCTGACAAGGAAGTGAAGGAGGCCGTCGTCGAGAACGTGGCCAAGGCCGACGCCAAGTCCGAAAGCGGCAGCCGCTGGTGGTGGCCGTTCGGCAGCGATGAGAAAAAGGACACGGTCGCAGCGGTGCCGAAGATCGACCACAAGGCCACGCAGGCCTGGCTCGACCAGTACGAGCCGAAGGTCCGCGAAGCGATCAAGGGCAGCAAGTTCGAGCTGGAGCGCCGCGAGGATTTGCTGGCGGTGACCATCCCGGTCGACAGCTCCTACAACCCTGATCGCCCGAACATGCTGCTGCCCGCGACCCTTGGCCCGATCACCCAGGTCGCCAAGGTCATCGAGACCGATACCAAGACCGCTGTGCTGATCCTCGGCCACGCCGACACCAGCGGCGCCACGGCCGCCAACCAGAAACTCAGCCTCGAGCGCGCCGCTTCGGTGTCGGCGATCTTCCGTCTCAGCGGCCTGCAGCGCGACCGCCTGATGCTCAAGGGCATGGGCGCAGTGATGCCGCGTGCCGCCAACGACAGCGCCGAAGGCCGTGCCCTGAACCGCCGTGTCGAGCTGCTGTTGACCCCACAGAACACCATGGTTGCATTGATTGCCAAGTACCAGCAGGCCGCGCCGGCACCCACGCCTACGGCCATGGTTGCCACCCAGGACGCCAAGGCCCCGGCCGCCAAGCCTGTAGCCAAGGCAGCCGCCAAGCCGGCTGCGAAGAAACCTGCCGCCAAAGCCAAGGCGCCGGCCAAGGCCAGCACCGCCGCCAAGAAGAAAGCCACTCCGGCCAAACCCGCCGCGAAGAAGGCCGCCACCGACAAGAAAGTCGCCGCCAACAGCCCTGCGAAGACCAACTGATCGTCAAGGAAACGCAGCATGACCCAATCCCTGGCCGATATGCGCCGCGACTATACCCGTGATGGCCTGGCCGAAGCCCAGGCTCCCGGGGAGCCGTTCGCGCTGTTCCACCACTGGTTCGCCGATGCGGTGAAGACCGAGCAGCTACCGGTGGAAGCCAACGCCATGACCCTGGCCACCGTTGATGCCGAGGGGCGTCCGCATTGCCGGGTGTTGCTGCTCAAGGCGCTGGACGCACGCGGTTTCACCTTCTTCACCAACTACGAAAGCGCCAAGGGTCAGCACATCGCGGCCAACCCTTTTGCAGCGATGACCTTCTTCTGGCCGGCGCTGGAGCGCCAGGTGCGGATCGAGGGGCGGGTGGAGAAGGTCACGGCCAAGGAGTCGGACGACTATTACCAGGTGCGCCCGCTGGGCAGCCGGCTGGGGGCCTGGGCGTCGCCGCAGAGCCGGGTGATCGCCGATCGCGAGGAGCTGGAAGGCCTGGTCAAGGCCACCGAGGCGCGCTTTTCCGACAGCCAGCCGCATTGCCCGGAGCATTGGGGCGGTTACCGCTTGTTGCCCGAGCGCATCGAGTTCTGGCAGGGGCGTGCGAGCCGCTTGCATGACCGCCTGAACTACCGCCTGGTCGATGGACAGTGGGCGCGCGAGCGCCTGGCGCCCTGACACGGATGGGGCCGCGACGCGGCCCCATCATCAACGATACCCCGCCGCCTCCCGTTCCAGCCACGCCGCCAACTCCTTGCGCCGCACCTTCTCCACCCGCGCCCGCTCCAGCAACTTGAGCATGAAGTCTTGCTTCGCCGGATCCTCCCCGGCCAGTGACAGCGCCAGGTCCCGGTCCATCCAGCGGCGCATGCGCACATACAGCCACCCGTGAAAATACAGCCCGGCGACCGTCACGACGACGACGATGAAGTAATCCATGGCTATCCTTGGTCTCACCTGTAGGCCCGCAACTCAGCCAGCAATGGCTGTACCTGAGCTGAATGAAAACATTTTTGTAACGTTTGCTCCGTGACACTTGTCAAGGCGCGGAGTCTAATGAGCACCTGTCTTATGGAGATTGTCCCCATGCGTAAATCCGCTTTGCTGCTGGCCAGCTTCACCACCGTGTCGCTGCTGCTGGGTGGCTGCCAATCGTCGCTGACCGGCGACAGCTACTCCCGTGATGAGGCCCGCCGCGTGCAGACCGTGCGCATGGGCACCATCGAATCCCTGCGTCCGGTGAAGATCGAAGGCACCAAGACGCCAATCGGTGGTGGCGCTGGCGCCATTGTCGGTGGTGTCGCCGGCAGTGCCGTCGGTGGTGGCCGTGGCAGCATCGTCGCGGCGGTAATCGGTGCCGTCGCCGGTGGCCTTGCGGGATCCGCCGCCGAAGAAGGCCTGACCCGCACCCAGGGTGTCGAGATCACCGTGCGTGAAGACGACGGCAGCATGCGCGCCTACGTGCAGCAAGTGCAGCAGAACGAGATCTTCCGTGTGGGTGAGCGTGTTCGCATCATGACTGTCGACGGCACCAGCCGCGTCACTCACTGACAGCACGCTTGAAAAGAAAACCCCGACCGGCTTGGCCGTGTCGGGGTTTCTTTTTGCCTGCAAAAGGCGATCGGGTTAGTCGTTCAGCCCGAGGATATCCCGTGCCACCGCTTCGGCGATGCGGATCCCGTCGACACCGGCAGACAGGATGCCACCGGCGTAGCCTGCGCCTTCACCTGCCGGGAACAGACCCTTGAGGTTGAGGCTCTGGAAGCTGGCGTCACGGGTGATGCGCAGTGGCGACGAGGTGCGGGTTTCGATGCCGGTCAGCACCGCGTCGTGCAGGTTGTAGCCCTTGATCTGGCGGTCGAAGGCCGGCAGCGCTTCACGGATCGCCTCGATGGCGAAGTCCGGCAGGCTCGGTGCCAGGTCGCCCAGGGTCACGCCCGGTTTGTACGACGGCTCGACACTGCCCAGCGCGGTGGACGGGCGCCCGGCGACGAAGTCACCGACCAACTGCGCCGGTGCCTGGTAGTTGCTGCCGCCCATCACGTAGGCATGGGCTTCCAGGCGCTCCTGCAGTTCGATACCGGCCAGCGGGCCACCTGGGTAGTCGCGCTCGGGGTCGATACCGACGACGATGCCGGAGTTGGCGTTGCGCTCATTGCGCGAGTACTGGCTCATGCCATTGGTGACCACGCGGCCAGGCTCGCTGGTGGCGGCGACCACGGTACCGCCCGGGCACATGCAGAAGCTGTAGACCGAACGACCGTTCTTGGCGTGGTGCACCAGCTTGTAGTCGGCGGCGCCGAGTTTCGGGTGGCCGGCGTACTTGCCCAGGCGCGCCTTGTCGATCAGCGACTGCGGGTGCTCGATACGGAATCCGACCGAGAACGGCTTGGCCTCCATGAACACACCCTTGGCGTGGAGCATGCGGAAGGTATCGCGGGCGCTGTGCCCCAGGGCCAGCACCACATGGCGCGAGTGCAGCTGTTCACCGCTCTGCAGTACCACGCCCGTCAGCTGCTCGCCGTCCACCAGCAGGTCGGTGACCTTCTGCTCGAAGCGTACCTCACCGCCCAGGGTGATGATTTCCTCGCGCATCTTCTCGACCATGCTGGTCAGGCGGAAGGTGCCGATGTGCGGTTTGTTGATGTAGAGGATCTCGTCGGGCGCACCGGCCTTGACGAACTCTTCCAGCACCTTGCGACCGTGGTGGTTAGGGTCCTTGATCTGGCTGTACAGCTTGCCGTCGGAGAAGGTCCCGGCGCCGCCTTCGCCGAACTGTACGTTGGATTCGGGGTTGAGCACGCTCTTGCGCCACAGGCCCCAGGTGTCCTTGGTACGCTGGCGCACCTCTTTACCGCGCTCGAGCACGATCGGCTTGAAACCCATCTGCGCCAGCAGCAGGCCGGCGAAAATACCGCAGGGGCCGAAGCCGACCACGATGGGGCGCGCAGGCAGCTCGGCCGGGGCCTGGCCGACGAACTTGTAGCTGACGTCCGGGGCCACGCCGACCTTGCTGTCGCCTTCGAAGCGGCGCAGCAGCTCGTCTTCGTTGCTGGTTTCAAGGTCGATGGTGTAGATGAACAGCAGCTCGCTGTTCTTCTTGCGCGCATCGTAGCTGCGCTTGAACAGGGTGAAGCCGAGCAGTTGCTCATCGCTGATGCCCAGGCGCTGGACGATGGCGGCGCGCAACTCGTCGTCGGAGTGGTCCAGGGGCAGCTTCAGTTCGGTGATTCGTAGCATGGCAGGGTCCAGTATCCCGGCCATGGGCGGCCGGCGGCGTTACACAAACCGCCAAGTATAAGCTGTTAGCCGCCCCGACTGGCAGGATAAAAGCACCCGGTGATCAGAGGTCGCGGGCGCCGCCGTAGTAGGCGCAGCCCTGCAGGGTCTTGCCGTCGATGCGCAGCTCGGCTTTGAGGTGGCGGATGGCGCCGGTGGCGCCGTCGACGCAGCGCTGTGGCGCGACCCACAGTTCGACACGCTGGCCGTTGGCCTCGCTGGACAGGCTCAGGCCGCCGCCGGGCAGCGCTTCTTCCAGGTAAGGCAATGGCAGCGGATCCTGGCCGATGCGGTTGAGCACCATGCCCTTGCCGCTGGCCTTGATGTCCCAGTCCGGCTCGTGGCCGCCGGCGCGCAGAGTCAATTGCTTGAAGTTGGGGTCTTCGCAGCCACGGTATTCGGAGGTGTCGAGGCGGTACAGGCGGGTCACGTCGAGCTGTCCGTCGCTGCCTGCCTGCTTGCTGCCGGACATACGCGCGCGGACATCGGCGAACAGCTTGTCACCGGCGTCGTCGGCCAGGGTGGCGGCCTCTTGCAGGATGCCGGTGCCGGCTGCGTCGTTGACGATGAAGCGGCGGCTTTCGTTGCAGGGTTTGAACAGCAGATGGCCGCCGGCCGCGCTCAGTTCGCCTTGCAGACGGGTGGTACCCAGGTTCGGGTCGACCGGTTTTTCGGCCAGCATCTGGCAGCCTGCGAACAGCGGCAGCAGGGCGGTGAGCAGCAGGGAAGGGGTGAGGCGCATCAGGCGGGCTCCGGTGTTCGGGCAAAAAGTGCCGGTCACGTTACCGAGCCTGCCGCATGACGACAAGGGGCGTGACCTTATCGCGGGGCGGCGTGGGAGCGGGCTTGCCCCGCGATGAGTTCCAAGCGCAAGAAAAAAGGGCCCGAAGGCCTAATGCCAGTCAGTTAAGCGTTAGGGGCCGCTTTGCGACCCATCGCCGGCAAGCCGGCTCCCACAGTGATCGCGCAATTCTTGAGTCCTGCACAGCAATTGTGGGAGCCGGCTTGCCGGCGATGGGCTGCATAGCAGCCCCAGTTACGCTAACTGACAAGTATTACCCGAAGGCCCTTTGATCATTCAACCCCCGAGGTACGCATCGCGTACCTTCGGGTCGGTCAGCAACGCTTCACCGGTACCCTGCATCACCACCTTGCCGTTCTCCAGCACATAGGCGCGGTCGGCGATCTTCAGCGCCTGGTTGGCGTTCTGCTCCACCAGGAACACGGTCACGCCATCGCGGCGCAGCTGTTCGATGATGTCGAAGATCTGCTGGATGATGATCGGCGCCAGGCCCAGCGATGGTTCGTCGAGCAACAGCAGCTTGGGCTTGCTCATCAGTGCCCGGCCGATGGCCAGCATCTGCTGCTCGCCACCGGACATGGTGCCGCCACGCTGGATGTAACGCTCCTTCAGGCGCGGGAACAGTTGCAGGACCTTGTCCAACTGCTCCTGGTAGTCGCCCTTGTTGGTGAAGAAGCCGCCCATGGCCAGGTTTTCCTCGACGGTCAGCCGGGCGAACACGCGGCGGCCTTCCGGCACTACCGCGATGCTCTTGCGCATGATGTGCGACGACGGCTGGCCGACCAGTTCCTCGCCCAGGTACTTGATGCTGCCGCTGCTCGCCTGGGGCGAGCCGCACAAGGTCATCAGCAGTGTCGACTTGCCGGCGCCGTTGGCGCCGATCAAGGTGACGATCTCGCCCTGGTTGATCTCGACGTTGACGCTGTGCAGCGCCTGGATCTTGCCGTAGAAGGTGGAAACGTTCTCGAACTTCAGCATTTACGCCTCCCCCAGGTAGGCCTTGATCACATCAGGGTTGCCGCGAATCTCTTCCGGCGTGCCGTCGGCCAGGGGCGTGCCCTGGTTGATCACCACGATGTGGTCGGAAATGCTCATCACCAGCTTCATGTCGTGCTCGATCAGCAGCACGGTCACGTTGTGCGATTCGCGCAGGTAGGCGATGAGGGCCTTGAGGTCCTCGGTCTCCTTGGGGTTCAGGCCGGCGGCCGGTTCGTCGAGCATGATGATCCGTGGTTGGGTCATCATGCAGCGGGCGATTTCCAGGCGCCGTTGCTGGCCGTAGGCCAGGGTGCCGGCGGTGCGGTTGGCGAACTCGGTCAGGTTGACCTTCTCCAGCCAGTACTGGGCGCGCTCCATGGCCTCCTTCTCGCTGCGGCGGAAGCTCGGGGTCTTGAACAGGCCGGCGAAGAAGTTGGTGTTGAGGTGGCGGTGCTGGGCGATCAACAGGTTTTCCAGCGCGGTCATTTCCTTGAACAGGCGCACGTTCTGGAAGGTTCGCACCACGCCCTTGCGGGCGATCTGATGGCCGGCCAGGCCCTGGATCGGCTGGCCGTCGAGCAGGATGGTGCCGCCGCTGGGCTTGTAGAAGCCGGTCAGGCAGTTGAACACGGTGGTCTTGCCGGCGCCGTTCGGGCCGATCAGTGCCACCACCTGTTTTTCCTTGACGGTCAGGGCCACGCCGTTGACCGCCAACAAGCCGCCAAAGCGCATGCTCAGGCCGCTGACTTGCAGAATTTCGCGGCTCATCGAGGCAGCTCCATGTGCGGACGTTGCATGGGCAGCAGGCCCTGCGGACGCCAGATCATCATCAACACCATCAGCGCACCGAACATCAGCATCCGGTATTCGCTGAACTCACGCATCATCTCCGGCAGCAGGATCATCACGATGGCCGCGAGAATCACGCCCAGCTGCGAACCCATGCCCCCCAGCACGACGATGGCGAGGATGATCGCCGACTCGATGAAGGTGAACGACTCCGGTGTCACCAGGCCCTGGCGGGCGGCGAAGAAGCTGCCGGCGAAACCGGCGAAGCAGGCCCCCAGGGTGAACGCCGAGAGCTTGATCACGGTGGGGTTCAGGCCCAGCGCGCGGCAGGCGATCTCGTCTTCACGCAGCGCTTCCCAGGCACGGCCGATCGGCATGCGCAGCAGGCGGTTGATCACGAACAGCGCCAGCAGGGCCAGCAGCAGGGCGACCAGGTAGAGGAAGATGACCTTGTTGATCGAGTTGTATTCCAGCCCGAAGAACTCGTGGAAGGTCTGCATCCCCTCGGCGGCGCGGCGCTCGAAGGTCAGGCCGAAGAACTCCGGCTTGGGGATGTTGCTGATGCCGTTGGGGCCGCCTGTCCAGTCGGTGAGGTTACGCAGGAACAGGCGGATGATCTCGCCGAAGCCCAGGGTCACGATCGCCAGGTAGTCACCGCGCAGGCGCAGCACCGGGAAGCCGAGCAGGAAGCCGAAGGTCGCGGCCATCAGGCCGGCGATCGGCAGGCACACCCAGAAGCTCCAGCCCAGGTAGTGCGAGAGCATCGCGTAGCTGTAGGCGCCGACCGCGTAGAAACCGACGTAACCCAGGTCGAGCAGGCCCGCAAGTCCGACCACGATGTTCAGGCCCAGGCCCAGCAACACGTAGATCAGGATCAGCGTGGCGATGTCGACCGCGCCGCGGGAGCCGAAGAACGGCCAGATCAGAGCGGCGACGATCAGGCCCATGATCACCCAGCGCTGGGTCTTCGGCAGGGTCAGGAAGTTGCTCACCGCCGGCGGCACCAGCTTGCGCTCCGAGCGGCGGCCCATGACCGCGCTCCACTGCTTGTCGAACAGCACGCGCAGGAACATCAGCACCGAGCACACGGCGATGATGCTGATGGTGAACGAGCCCTGACTGTGAACGATCAGGCTGATGCCATCGATGCTGAGTTTCAGGCCCAGCACCGGGAACGCCACGGCCCAGACCAGCAAGGCGCTGAAGAACGCCTGTTTGAGATTTCTGTTCATACTTTTTCAACCTCCGGGCGGCCCAGGATGCCGGTCGGCCGGAACAGCAGGACAAGAACCAAAAGACCGAATGCCACCACATCCTTGTACTGGTCGCCGAAAATGTCGGCGCCGAACGCTTCGGCCACGCCCAGCACCAGCCCGCCGAGCATGGCGCCCGGGATGCTGCCGATGCCGCCCAGTACCGCCGCGGTGAAGGCCTTCAGGCCCACCAGGAAACCGGCGTTGGGGTTGATCACCCCGTACTGCATGCTCAGCAGCACGGCCGCCACCGCCGCCAGCGCGGCACCGATGACGAAGGTCAGGGCGATGATGTTGTTGGTGTTGATGCCCAGCAGGTTGGCCATCTTGATGTCCTCGGCGCAGGCGCGGCAGGCGCGCCCCAGGCGGGAACGGGAGATGAACAGGGTGAGGCAGGTCATGGCGACGACGGTCACCACGAACACCAGGATCTGCATGTACGAGACCAGCACTTCCTCAGCGCCCCCCGGGCCGAACGAGAAGCTGCCGGGGATCAGGTTGGGGATGGACTTGTCTTTGGAGTCCTGTGACAGCAGGACGGTGTTCTGCAGGAAGATCGACATGCCGATGGCGGAGATCAGCGGGATCAGCCGGTTGCTGTTGCGCAGCGGCCGGTAGGCGACCCGTTCGATGCTGTAGCCGTAGGCACTGGTGACGAAGATCGTGGCGACGAAGGCCACGGTCATCAGGATCGGCAATGAGTGGATGCCCATCATGGCCAGCCCGGCGAGAGCGATGAAGGCCACGTAGGAACCGATCATGTACACCTCGCCGTGGGCGAAGTTGATCATGCCGATGATGCCGTACACCATCGTGTAACCGATGGCGATCAGCGCGTAGGTACTGCCGATGGTCAATCCGTTAACCAGTTGTTGTAGGAAATGGTAGATCTCAGGCATTACAGCGCTCCTAAAAACCTGATTTGCATTTCTCTGGCGGGGGATGACCCCGGCCCCTTGTTCTC
This sequence is a window from Pseudomonas maumuensis. Protein-coding genes within it:
- a CDS encoding OmpA family protein; the encoded protein is MSSHKTLALALCLAMTGCASHSPDAAKDGGLNWWPFGSDKVADKEVKEAVVENVAKADAKSESGSRWWWPFGSDEKKDTVAAVPKIDHKATQAWLDQYEPKVREAIKGSKFELERREDLLAVTIPVDSSYNPDRPNMLLPATLGPITQVAKVIETDTKTAVLILGHADTSGATAANQKLSLERAASVSAIFRLSGLQRDRLMLKGMGAVMPRAANDSAEGRALNRRVELLLTPQNTMVALIAKYQQAAPAPTPTAMVATQDAKAPAAKPVAKAAAKPAAKKPAAKAKAPAKASTAAKKKATPAKPAAKKAATDKKVAANSPAKTN
- the pdxH gene encoding pyridoxamine 5'-phosphate oxidase, which translates into the protein MTQSLADMRRDYTRDGLAEAQAPGEPFALFHHWFADAVKTEQLPVEANAMTLATVDAEGRPHCRVLLLKALDARGFTFFTNYESAKGQHIAANPFAAMTFFWPALERQVRIEGRVEKVTAKESDDYYQVRPLGSRLGAWASPQSRVIADREELEGLVKATEARFSDSQPHCPEHWGGYRLLPERIEFWQGRASRLHDRLNYRLVDGQWARERLAP
- a CDS encoding glycine zipper 2TM domain-containing protein codes for the protein MRKSALLLASFTTVSLLLGGCQSSLTGDSYSRDEARRVQTVRMGTIESLRPVKIEGTKTPIGGGAGAIVGGVAGSAVGGGRGSIVAAVIGAVAGGLAGSAAEEGLTRTQGVEITVREDDGSMRAYVQQVQQNEIFRVGERVRIMTVDGTSRVTH
- a CDS encoding NAD(P)/FAD-dependent oxidoreductase, whose translation is MLRITELKLPLDHSDDELRAAIVQRLGISDEQLLGFTLFKRSYDARKKNSELLFIYTIDLETSNEDELLRRFEGDSKVGVAPDVSYKFVGQAPAELPARPIVVGFGPCGIFAGLLLAQMGFKPIVLERGKEVRQRTKDTWGLWRKSVLNPESNVQFGEGGAGTFSDGKLYSQIKDPNHHGRKVLEEFVKAGAPDEILYINKPHIGTFRLTSMVEKMREEIITLGGEVRFEQKVTDLLVDGEQLTGVVLQSGEQLHSRHVVLALGHSARDTFRMLHAKGVFMEAKPFSVGFRIEHPQSLIDKARLGKYAGHPKLGAADYKLVHHAKNGRSVYSFCMCPGGTVVAATSEPGRVVTNGMSQYSRNERNANSGIVVGIDPERDYPGGPLAGIELQERLEAHAYVMGGSNYQAPAQLVGDFVAGRPSTALGSVEPSYKPGVTLGDLAPSLPDFAIEAIREALPAFDRQIKGYNLHDAVLTGIETRTSSPLRITRDASFQSLNLKGLFPAGEGAGYAGGILSAGVDGIRIAEAVARDILGLND
- a CDS encoding COG3650 family protein; amino-acid sequence: MRLTPSLLLTALLPLFAGCQMLAEKPVDPNLGTTRLQGELSAAGGHLLFKPCNESRRFIVNDAAGTGILQEAATLADDAGDKLFADVRARMSGSKQAGSDGQLDVTRLYRLDTSEYRGCEDPNFKQLTLRAGGHEPDWDIKASGKGMVLNRIGQDPLPLPYLEEALPGGGLSLSSEANGQRVELWVAPQRCVDGATGAIRHLKAELRIDGKTLQGCAYYGGARDL
- a CDS encoding ABC transporter ATP-binding protein; translation: MLKFENVSTFYGKIQALHSVNVEINQGEIVTLIGANGAGKSTLLMTLCGSPQASSGSIKYLGEELVGQPSSHIMRKSIAVVPEGRRVFARLTVEENLAMGGFFTNKGDYQEQLDKVLQLFPRLKERYIQRGGTMSGGEQQMLAIGRALMSKPKLLLLDEPSLGLAPIIIQQIFDIIEQLRRDGVTVFLVEQNANQALKIADRAYVLENGKVVMQGTGEALLTDPKVRDAYLGG
- the livG gene encoding high-affinity branched-chain amino acid ABC transporter ATP-binding protein LivG; the encoded protein is MSREILQVSGLSMRFGGLLAVNGVALTVKEKQVVALIGPNGAGKTTVFNCLTGFYKPSGGTILLDGQPIQGLAGHQIARKGVVRTFQNVRLFKEMTALENLLIAQHRHLNTNFFAGLFKTPSFRRSEKEAMERAQYWLEKVNLTEFANRTAGTLAYGQQRRLEIARCMMTQPRIIMLDEPAAGLNPKETEDLKALIAYLRESHNVTVLLIEHDMKLVMSISDHIVVINQGTPLADGTPEEIRGNPDVIKAYLGEA
- a CDS encoding high-affinity branched-chain amino acid ABC transporter permease LivM; the encoded protein is MNRNLKQAFFSALLVWAVAFPVLGLKLSIDGISLIVHSQGSFTISIIAVCSVLMFLRVLFDKQWSAVMGRRSERKLVPPAVSNFLTLPKTQRWVIMGLIVAALIWPFFGSRGAVDIATLILIYVLLGLGLNIVVGLAGLLDLGYVGFYAVGAYSYAMLSHYLGWSFWVCLPIAGLMAATFGFLLGFPVLRLRGDYLAIVTLGFGEIIRLFLRNLTDWTGGPNGISNIPKPEFFGLTFERRAAEGMQTFHEFFGLEYNSINKVIFLYLVALLLALLALFVINRLLRMPIGRAWEALREDEIACRALGLNPTVIKLSAFTLGACFAGFAGSFFAARQGLVTPESFTFIESAIILAIVVLGGMGSQLGVILAAIVMILLPEMMREFSEYRMLMFGALMVLMMIWRPQGLLPMQRPHMELPR
- the livH gene encoding high-affinity branched-chain amino acid ABC transporter permease LivH — protein: MPEIYHFLQQLVNGLTIGSTYALIAIGYTMVYGIIGMINFAHGEVYMIGSYVAFIALAGLAMMGIHSLPILMTVAFVATIFVTSAYGYSIERVAYRPLRNSNRLIPLISAIGMSIFLQNTVLLSQDSKDKSIPNLIPGSFSFGPGGAEEVLVSYMQILVFVVTVVAMTCLTLFISRSRLGRACRACAEDIKMANLLGINTNNIIALTFVIGAALAAVAAVLLSMQYGVINPNAGFLVGLKAFTAAVLGGIGSIPGAMLGGLVLGVAEAFGADIFGDQYKDVVAFGLLVLVLLFRPTGILGRPEVEKV